The DNA region CTCCCGGATTTGGGCGTGACCTGCGGCTTCAACGCCACCGTCCCCATTGCCGGATGCCAAGAGGTATTCCTTGAAGGTGGGGATGAAGGCCACGGCGATGGAGCCTTCGGCAAAGAGCCGGCGGAAGAGGTTGGGGATCATGAAGGCTACGGAAAAGGCGTCGGACAGGGCGCTGGTACCCAGGAGGCTGGCCTTGGCCATTTCCCGCAGGAGGCCGAGGATGCGGGAACCCAGGGTGAGAAGGGACAGAGCTGAACCGTGACGGAGCAGGGACCGGGCGGAGCTGGGCATGGGCATAGCTTAGCGCGTTAGCACGGCTTCTGCAATGCTGGGTTTTTACGTTGTCCAGTCCTCAAGCGCTCAAATTACTGTACCCTGCGGCATATCTCCGGAGCTTACAGGGTCTTGATTATCGCCTCCGCCGCAGCCTTGCCGTCGTCGATGGCCCGGACTACCAGGCTTGCGCCGTTCCGGGAATCACCGGCGGCCCAGACCTTGGGGTTGGAGGTGTGGAAGCTGCCCTTGGTGCGGATATTGCCCCGCTCGTCGAGTTCTAGCTCGAAGTCGGCTACTGCGCCGTTTTGTACCACGTGGGTAAAGCCCATGGCGAGGAGTACCAGGTCTGCGCCTATCTCAAAATCCGAGCCGGGTACCTCGGTCATCACCTGGCGGCCGTCTTTTTCGGCCCAGTCCACCCGGCAGGCCTGGATGGCTTCCACTTTGTTATTACGCCCCACAAAGGCTTTTGTGTTGACCGACCAAAGCCGTTCACCGCCCTCCAGGTGGGAGCTTGAGGTTTTGAGGACCTTGGGCCACAGAGGCCAGGGTTCGGCGTCGGATCGGTGTTCAGGCGGCTTGGGGAGTACTTCTATCTGGGTGACCCGCATGGCGCCCTGGCGGTTGGCGGTGCCCACGCAGTCTGAGCCGGTGTCGCCGCCGCCTATGACTACCACCCGTTTGCCGTAGGCGGTGATGGGCTCAAGGCCCGTGTTTTCGCCCCCCAGGATGCGGTTCTGGAGGGAGAGAAAATCCAGAGCCTGGACTATGCCGGAATTTTCCCGGCCCGGCAGTTTCACGTCCCGGGGTTCCCTGGCGCCTATGGTGAGGAGCACCAGGTCGTAGGAGGATTCGAGCTCCTTGGCAGAGATGAGTTTGCCTTCGCCGCCTTCGCCGTCTGCGCCTTTTGCGCCGAAGCCGTAGCGGGCGGAACCGATACGGGCGCCGGTTCTGAACTCGACCCCCTCGGCTTCCATGATGCTGACCCGCCGGTCAATAAAACTTTTGTCCAGTTTGAAGTCCGGGATGCCGTAGCGGAGGTAGCCCCCCAGTTTTTGTGCGCCTTCGTACACAGTGACGGAAAAGCCTGCGCGGTTGAGGAAGTAGGCGGCAGAAAGCCCCGCAGGGCCGGCGCCGACCACGGCGACTTTTTTCCCGTTCCGCATCCGGGGGGGCCGGGGGACCACCAGTCCCAAGTCGTAGGCTTTTTCGATGATCGCAAGCTCGTTCTGCCTGATGGTGACAGGCTCGTCGTTAGCGCCCAGGACGCAGGAGGCTTCGCACAGGGCGGGGCATACCCGGCCGGTGAATTCCGGAAAGGGGTTTATGTATTCCAGGGCGGCCCATGCGCCGGCCCAGTCATTGCGGTAGAGCCGGTCTTGCCATTCGGGCATGACGTTGGATACCGGACAGGCCCAGTGGCAGAAGGGGACCCCGCAGTCCATACAACGGGCTGCCTGCTGTCGGCGCTCGTCGTCGGAAAGCAGTATTTCTACTTCGCTGTAATCGTTAACTCGTTCTTCTACAGGCCGGTAGCCGGAAACCTTCCGCTTTATCTTCAAAAATCCCTTTGGATCGCCCATACATTCCTCTCTTATCAATAAAACTGTCGGAGTTTTTTCAAGGTAAAAACTCCATTGTAAAAATAAACGTAGTTCAATAAATCTTCTGGAATTTTTTTAAGGTAAAAACTCCATTATAAAAATTAAACGCAGCTTAATTTTTATACACGTTCCGAAATTTCTTCCCGTTCCCGGATATCGTAGAGTTTCCGGTCCAGTTCCGCCAGCTTCATCTGCTGGAGGGCCATCTTGTATTCCACCGGAAGCACCTTTACGAACTTGGGCTTGTACTCGGCCCAGTTGTCCAGAATGTTTTTGGCATAGGCCGATCCGGTCCAGTAGATATGCTGTTCAATATGCTGCTTAACAAAGCTCTCGTCCTCTTCGTTATCAAGGCCGGAAAGCTCTACCATTCCCTTATTGAGGAAGTACTCGAAGTCGCCTTTCCGGTCCAGCACATAGGCTATGCCCCCGGACATACCGGCGCCGAAGTTGCGGCCCACGGTTCCCAGGACGATGAGACGGCCCCCGGTCATATATTCTGCGGCATGATCCCCCGCACCTTCCACCACTGCGGTGGCCCCGGAATTCCGCACGCAAAAACGCTCCCCGGCCACCCCTGCGGCGTACAGTTCCCCGGAAGTGGCGCCGTAGAGCACCGTATTCCCGATGATGATGTTCTCGCTGGTTTCAAAAGTCGATCCAGGAGGAGGGGCCACCACGATGCGGCCACCCGAAAGGCCTTTGCCCAGGTAGTCGTTGGAGTCCCCGGCCAGGCGGAAGGTGATCCCCTTGGCAAGGAAGGCGCCGAAACTCTGGCCGGCGGAACCGGTGAAGTCCACGGTAACAAAATTCTCAGGTAGGCCCTGGCCGCCGAAACGTTTGGATACTTCGTAGGAGAGCATGGCACCTACTGCCCGGTCGGTGTTGCGCACCGGCAGGGAAAGGGCGGCGGGAATTTTTTTATCCAGGGCGGAGAAACATTTTTCGATAAGCTGGCGGTCCAGGACTTTGCCGATATTGTGGACCTGGTCCTGCACGCAGCGCCGTTCCTGGCCGCCGGGTATAAAGGCCGGGCCTTCGGGTTTGTAGAGCAGGGCTGAAAGGTCCACCCCGGCGGATTTTGCCTTGCCGCTCTTCCGTTCCACCAGTAAATCTGCGCGACCCACCAGGTCGTCAAATTTTCTGATCCCCACAGAGGCCATGATCTCCCGGACTTCTTCGGCGATGAACCGGAAGAAGTTGATCAGGTACTCGGGTTTGCCGGTGAAGCGTTTCCGCAATTCCGGGTCCTGGGTGGCCACTCCCATGGGACAGGTGTTTTCGTGGCACTTGCGCATCATTACGCAGCCCATGTTGATCAGGGTGGATGTGCCGAAACCGAATTCTTCGGCCCCCAGCATTCCTGCGATCACCACATCCCGGCCGGTTTTAAGCTGGCCGTCGGTCATGAGGCGGACCCGGCCCCGGAGACCGTTCTTTACCAGCACCTGGTTGGTCTCCGAAAGACCCAGCTCCCAGGGGAGGCCTGCGTGGCGTATGCTGCTCTGGGGGCTGGCCCCGGTGCCGCCATCGTAGCCTGAGATGAGGATATTGTCCGCATGGGCCTTGGCAACCCCGGCGGCAACGGTTCCCACCCCGGATTCGGATACCAGTTTGACGCTGATCCGGGCCTGGGGGTTGGCGTTTTTCAAATCGAAGATAAGTTCAGCCAAATCTTCTATAGAATAAATGTCGTGATGGGGGGGCGGGCTGATCAGGGTAACCCCGGCGGTGGAATGCCGGACCTTGGCAATCATGGCGTCCACCTTATGCCCCGGGAGCTGGCCTCCCTCGCCGGGCTTGGCGCCCTGGGCGATTTTGATCTGGATCTCCTCGGCATTGGCCAGGTACTCGCTGGTCACCCCGAAGCGGGCTGAGGCTACCTGCTTGATGGCGCTCCGCAGCCAGGAGCCGTCGGACCTGACCGCAAAACGTTCCGGGCTTTCCCCGCCCTCACCGGAGTTGGATCGGCCGTGGATGGAGTTCATTGCCCTGGCTACGGTTTCGTGGGCTTCCCGGGAAATGGACCCAAAGGACATGGCCCCAGTGGTGAAGCGCCGCATGAGGGTTTCCACGCTCTCCACTTCCTCCAGGGGAACCGGAGCCGCAGGCCCGTCCTTCACGGTACCCGGCGCGGCAAAGTCCAGAAGGCCCCGGATGACATGGGGGCTTTGGTTCAGTTTATTTGTCAGGGTGGAAAATTCCTTGAATTTCTTATAATCCCCGGTACGGGTGGCCCACTGGAGCAGGTAGATGCTTTCAGGGTTCCAGGCGTGCTTTTCCCCGAATTTCCGCCAGCGGTACTGGCCATCCCCATTCAGGAGATAATCCACCCCCTGGGGCCAGTCCCCGGTTTTGATAAAGGCTTTCCGGGCTTCCCGATAATGGTCCAGAACCTCCCCTTCCAGCTCGGCAAAGCCCGCGCCGCCTATACGGCTGGGGGTGCCCCGGAAACAGGTGTCTATCACTTCCGGGCCCAGCCCTATGGCTTCGAATATCTGGGATCCCCGGTAGGACCGGAGGGTGCTGGTGCCCATTTTGGACATCACCTTGAGCATGGCCTTGTTAAGCCCCTTGATGTAGTGCTTCTTTGCCTCCGGGAAAGACCCGGCCCGTTTTCCGTCCGGCCCGGCGCTTATGGCGGCCAGGGAGGCCAATGCGCCGTAGGGGACCACCAGGTCTGCGCCGTAGCCGAAGAGCAGGGCAAAGTGCATGGGCTCCCGGGGCTCCATGGATTCTGAAATAATCGACAGATGCATACGCTGCCCCGCCCGGATAAGGCCGTGGTGTACTGCCCCCACCGCCAGCAAGGCTGGAATGGCGCAGCGACCGGTCTTGGCGGCCCCCGAAGGGACAGCTTCCGGGGACAGAGCTCCCCGGTCAGAGAGGATCAGCAGGGACACCCCGTCCTTCACCGCCTTGATTGCCTCCGCAATCAGATTATCCAGGGCCGGTTTCAACAGTTGTCGCGAAACCTTTCCCGTTTCCAGTTCCGAATTTTTCACTTCAAAGGTGGCGTCCAGTATCCGGGACTTGAAATCCACCGGGTGGACCTGCTTGAGGGTTTCCAGATCCGCGGGGGTCATGATGGGATTGAGGACCTTGATGCGCCGGCAATGGGACTCGGTTTCTTCCAGCAGGTTCTTCTGGGGACCGATGAAACTGGTCAGGGTCATGACCAGGTCCTCCCGGATGGAATCAATGGGCGGGTTGGTCACCTGGGCAAAAACCTGCTTGAAGTAGGTGTAAATCCGCTGGCTCCGATCGGAAAAAACCGCCGTGGGGGTATCGGTACCCATGGAGCCTGTGGGTTCCTGGCTGGTTTCCGCCATGACCAGGAGCAGCTTTTCCCTGTCCTCCCGTGAATAGCCCGCAACCCGTTCCATGTACAGCCGCTTGGCATCGCTTTTCAGCTGGGGGTCTACAAATTTCACCCCCTGCCCTTCCCCGGTCAGTTCCTGCTGCAGGGTGATGATCTGCCGCTTTACCCAGTCCCCGTAGGGCTTGGACTGGTAGACCTGGCGCTTCACCTCGTCATCCGGGATGATCCGCCCTTCCAGCAAATCCACCATGAGCAGTTTCCCCGGCCTGAGCCGGCCCTTGTAGACCACCTCTTTGGGGCTAAAGTCCTGGACCCCGGTTTCCGAGGCCATGACAATAAGATCGTCCTTAGTGATGGTGTACCGGGAAGGCCGCAGCCCGTTCCGGTCCAGGGTCCCCCCCACAAAGCGGCCGTCGCAGAATACCATGGAGGCCGGGCCATCCCAGGGCTCCATAATAGCGGCGTGGTATTCATAAAAAGCCTTGAGCTCCTGGGGTATGGGGTTTTTGTCGTTCCAGGATTCGGGGATCAGCATCATCAGGGCATGGGGAAGGGTGCGGCCGGACATGATCAACAGTTCTAGGACATTGTCAAAGCTGGCGGAATCGCTCTGGTCCGGCTCGATAAGGGGGAACAGGTCCTTCAGGGCAGCGCCGAAACGGGGATGGGCAAAGAGAGCCTCCCGGGCAGCCATCCAGAACCGGTTTCCTTTGACCGTATTGATCTCCCCGTTATGGGAAACAATGCGGAAGGGCTGGGCCAGGGGCCAGTTGGGGAAGGTATTGGTGGAAAACCGGGAATGGACCAGGGCCACTGCGGTCTTTAGCCCCTCATCTTTAAGTTCCGGGAAGTAATTCTGGAGCTGGGATGACATGAGCATCCCCTTATACACGATAGTCCGGGACGAAAGGGAGGGCATATAGCCCCGGGCCCCGGCGTTTTCCAGGGCAGGATCCTCCCGAATACGCTTTTCCAGAGATTTTCTGAAAATATAGAGCCGGAATTCCAGGTCCGAGACCCCTTCACCATCCCTTTTTGCCCCCTGATCCTGGGAACCCAGGAATATCTGGCGCGTCAGGGGCTCCGCAGCCTGGGCAATGGCGCCTAGTACCCCGGTGTCGGTGGGTACATCCCGCCATCCCAGGACCGAAAGGCCCGCCGTCGCAGCAGTTTCGTCGATTAAGCCGAGGATTTTAGCGCCCTTTTCCTCCGCCTTCTTATCCCCTGCCGGACCGGGAAGAAACACCAGGCCGGTCCCGTAGTTTCCCGCTTCCGGGAGGGCAGGGACAAATTTTTTATAAAAATCATGGGGGATCTGGATCAGCACCCCGGAACCGTCACCGGTCTTATTGTCAGCGCTTTCCGCGCCCCGGTGTTCCATCCGTTCCAGGACCTCAAGCCCCCGTTTCAAAATTTCATGGGAAGGTCGGCCCTTAATATCAGCCACAAACCCTATACCGCAAGAATCATGCTCATCCTCTTCCCGATACAAACCCTTTTGGAGGCGCTGGTCTACCTCTTCTTCGTGCTGGCCCATAATGGCTCCTTAACATAAGCGATTCCTATAGTTATACAAAATTGAGGATTATTATGCAATAATGGGGGATAAGGCGTTATGTCAGGCTTGGGACGCTCATACCGGAGGGGGCGGGCGAATCCCCCTCCCCCTAACCTGTGGAGTCTGCCTACGGAGCCCGGTAGGTCTCCTCCGGCAGGGAAAGGGGGCTTGACGCATTATCCCAAATAGCGGCCTTTATTGAGCCCCACGCCAGGCGACATTTATTCAGGTAACAACCTGGCGGTTGCATTTCCAGGCGTCCAGAGACGGGGGAGGGGGATTCGCCCGCCCCCTCCGGCCTGGTGTGCCAGTAAGAGCATAACGACTTTTCCCCTGAGGGGGGACCGGGGGGTGGGATAGGGCATAACGGCTTTTCCTTGGGAAGGGGAGCTGGGGGCGGGAGATTCGGCGGTTTGGCATCATCAATCTTCTTTTTCTAAAAACTAACCGGGTTTTTAGAAATGCCCTTTATGAGAAAAACATAGAGTTCACAGAGAACCTATTTTTCTTTCGTTCATCTGCGTTCTCTGTGTTTTTCTTTGCTTGGAATTATTACTTGGCTAGTATCTTTGCTAGATCCGCCTCGGGGGTGCTGATGGGGGTGATGGCGAATTTTTCGACCAGGAAGTTCAGCACAGTGGGCGAAACAAAGGCCGGCAGGCTGGGACCTAAGTATATGTTTTGGATACCCAGGTACAGAAGGGTGAGCAGGATGCTTACTGCCTTTTGTTCATACCAGGAAAGAACCATGGTCAGGGGCAGATCATTTACCCCGCACTTAAAGGCGTCGGCTAATGCAATAGCCACCTGTATGGCCGAGTAGGCGTCGTTGCACTGACCCATGTCCATGATTCGCGGGAGGCCGCCGATTTCTCCGATATCAAGGTCGTTGAAGCGGTACTTGCCGCAGGCCAGGGTTAGGATAATTGAGTCCTTGGGGGATTGCTTCACAAAATCTGTATAGTAATTACGCCCCGTCTTTGCGCCGTCACATCCGCCTACCAGGAAGAAGTGCTTGATCGCCCCGGCTTTGACCGCATTGACAACCGTTTCTGCCGCAGCAAGAACAGTGTTTCTGGCGAAACCGGTGGTCACTTCTTTACCGCCGTTGATGCCGGTCATGGGGTGGTCCTCCTTATACCCACCCAGTTCCAGGGCCTTGTTGATTACTGCGGAAAAATCCTTTGGCTCACCAATGTAAACCATGCCGGGATAGGCGACTTCCCCGGTGGTGAACACCCGGTCACTATAACTGTCCTTAACCGGCATGAGGCAATTGGTGGTGAAAAGAATTGGCCCGGGAAGCCCATCGAATTCCTGCTGTTGGTTTTGCCAGGCGGTTCCGAAATTGCCCTTGAGCTGGGGATAGGCTCTGAGGGCCGGGTAGGCGTGGGCAGGTAACATTTCACCGTGGGTATAGATATTAATGCCCTTGTCCCTGGTCTGATCCAGGAGTAATTTGAGGTCCCGGAGGTCGTGGCCGCTTATGACGATGAAGGGTCCTTTTTCCACAGTTAAACTAACTTTTGCCGGGGCTGGGTGTCCATAGCTTTCGGTATTGGCTTTGTCCAGGATTTCCATGCACTTGAGGTTGATCTTCCCGGTTTCCATGACCAGGGGCAAAAGTTCATCCATGCCGTACTGTTCTTCACTCAGTGCATTAAGGGCGGTATAAAAGAAATCCGTCACTGTTTGGTCCGTGTAGCCTAAGACCATCCCATGGTAGGCATAGGCGGCTATACCCCGTACCCCAAAGAGTAAAAGTGACTTGAGGGAACGGATGTCCTCATGGGCCTGCCAGATTTTTTCCATGTCAAAGTCCTCACACTGTGCGGCCTCAGCAAAAATGGCGGCCCGTTCAGCCCGGGCAATTTCAATTTTTTTGGCAATAGCAGCATTGTCAAAATCCACATTGGTCATAGTGGTGAAGAGACCTTCAACAATAATCCTATCCGTGTTTTTTGTTTTTCCCTTTCTTGAGGCTACTTTAGCCAGAATGATAAGGGCGCCGGTCAACTGGTCCTGTAAAAGGGCGGTATCGTCCTTTTTTCCGCAGACCCCCGCCTTTCCTGCACAGCCTTTGCCGGCTGCCGTTTGCTCGCATTGAAAACAAAACATACTATCCTCCTATGGACTTAATGGATTATGTAAATATAGCCGCCCTGGGTGGAGAAATATGTTGTATTTACAACGGAATGGAGAAAAAATGCAAAAAACAGGGGGAATAACCACGAAGGACACCAAGGAACACAAAGGGGCAATTCCAAACAGCCATCTTTTCTCTTCCTCTGTGATCTCTGTGTGCTTCCCTCTGCGTCTCTGTGGTAAATCTTCTATATCAATAATTTATTTACTTCCAGTTTTTTATCAGGACCTCGTTTACGGCGCCTCTGCCGCCTGAATCAGCATTAATTAACCGCCTTGCCGATACGGGTATAATCTCAAAGTACCCATGGGCATACAGGCCCCGGATAAATTCGGTATCCGAATTGCTCAATAGGCATTTCACCCCCCGCTCGGCCATGGTAATCATAACATTGCGGAGCCGTTCCTGTTCCGTCTCAAGAAACCCATCAGCCTGGTATCCTGTGAAGCTGGTTTTATCAAGCCGGTGATAGGGCGGGTCAAAATATATAAAGGAGTTTGTATCGGCATTGGTAACGGCTTGTTCAAAGTCAGTATTAAGGATGGTAATGTCATTGCTGTTAAGATAGTTGCCAATTTGGCGTAATAGGGTTTCATCATAGATTGCAGGATTTTTGTTTTTTCCATGGGGCACATTGAAAAGACCCTGAGAATTGACGCGATACAGGCCGTTAAAACAGGTTTTGTTCAAAAATATTAAACGGGCAGCCTTTTCGGTGTCGGTCAATTTGTTAAATTCATCGGTATTCCGGTCAAGGTTTCTGATTTTATAATAATATTCCTTGTCGTTATTCTCTCTATGGGTTCTTAATAGTTCAATGAGCTGTTCAATGTTTTCTTTTATTGCCCTGTAGGTTAAAATTAACTGGGCGTTAAAATCGTTAATGATTGCCCTTTTGGGTTGTAATTCAAAAAACAGAGCCCCGGCGCCGATGAAGGGTTCGTAATAAGTATACTTATCTATATTTCCGGGGAGATGGTTTTTTATTTCAGCCAGCAATTGCCTTTTGCCCCCCGCCCATTTTAGATAGGGTTTAAGGGTTATTTTTTCGTCTTTGTTCAAAAACTTTTTCCGTATTTTGATTTTGGATTATTTGTTCTAATTTTTTCAATGCTTCCAAATTAATTATGTTTTCCAATGCTTTGAAAGACAAGTTTACATCATTGCTATTTGCTTCAATTCCATCAGGATATCTTATGTTGTTATTAAATTTGTTCAATAAACTGCACTCGTCCTTTATATCGTTAAAACAATTATCGTATTGTAAACACAAATTATTTAAATATGGTAAATTATGCGTATTTTCAATTTCATGATCATTGTATACTAAATATCCCTTTAAATATTTTTCTGTGGCCTGTGAGCATAAGTAGCATATAATTTCATTATGTTTTTTTAACGCACTATTCAATATTTTTGCAGCATCATAATCTTCGGCTGCCTTATAAAACCATTGGATTGTATCTTTAAGATTCATAAATTATTTTTCCTTTATTATAAATAGTATTCTCAAGAATGTAGTCATTTTTTCTTGAATTAAAAATATTTTCATTTACTAGTAATAAATCAATAAAAAAAATATTCTTGTCGCTTAATTCCCTTATTATTTTTGCATATATTTCTGTGGTGTTTTTGTATTTGTCGGGTAATACTGTATATATGTCTATATCGCTGTCTTCATTTGGTTTTCCATAGGCATAGGATCCAAAAAGATAAATGGATTTTGCGTCAATATTATTTAAAATTGTTTCTTTTATCAATTGTATGTCTTTATCAAAATTTATTTTCATGGTCATATCTCCTTGTATTTTGCTGTCAGCCTAAGAACTGTCGGGCTATGGATAAGCCCAGGCGGACAGGCAATGGTTCCATGCGGCGGGCTACTTGTTTAAGCGCCTTGCGAATCGGCAAATGTTGGGGGCAGTGGCTTTCGCATTTGCCGCATTCAACACAAAGCCTCGGGCTATGGGGCTTTTTACTCACCGCTGCAGTACTGGTAAGAAATTGCTGCATCCCGATTGTAAAATTTTGGGCAAAGCTGGCATTATAGGCGGCAAAACAGCCGGGGATATTTATGCCCTTGGGACAGGGCATACAGTAATTGCACCCTGTACAGTGAATTTTGTATGCCCGGTTAAACAGTCCAATCACTTCGGTATACACTGCCAATTCCGCATCGGTTAAAGGGCGGGCATTCTCAGCGGAGCGAAGATTGTCTTCCATTTGCGCAGTAGTATTCATGCCGCTTAACACGCAGCTTACTTCGCTCTGGTTCCAGAGCCAGCGGAATCCCCATGCTGCGGGGGAAAGGGTGGGGTCGGTTTTTGAAAACAGGGCGGCCGCTTCCTTTGGCAATCCTGCGGCAAGTTTTCCCCCGAGCAGGGGCTCCATGATCATAACCGGTATTCCCTTTGCTGCGGCCGCTTTTAGCCCTTCCTTGCCGGCCTGATAATTCTCGTTGGAATAATTGTATTGTATCTGGCAGAAATCCCATGGATAGGCATTGAGTATCTTCAGGAATTCTACCGAGGAACCGTGAAATGAAAATCCCGCCTGGCGTATTTTTCCTGCCCGCTTTTTTTCGGCTATCCATTGTTCTATTCCCCATTCACGAAACTGTTCCCATTGGGCGGAGTCGGTTATCATGTGCATTAGATAATAGTCTATGTAATCAGTTTGAAGGCGTTCAAGTTCCTTGTTAAAAAATTTGTCAAAA from Treponema primitia ZAS-2 includes:
- a CDS encoding HEPN domain-containing protein, yielding MNLKDTIQWFYKAAEDYDAAKILNSALKKHNEIICYLCSQATEKYLKGYLVYNDHEIENTHNLPYLNNLCLQYDNCFNDIKDECSLLNKFNNNIRYPDGIEANSNDVNLSFKALENIINLEALKKLEQIIQNQNTEKVFEQRRKNNP
- a CDS encoding aldo/keto reductase; the encoded protein is MQYREDKVSGNKLSILGLGCMRFSRNMAETERMILAAIDGGVNYFDTAYIYPNSEETLGTILGKHKKRTSVFIATKLPLIVCKGPDDFDKFFNKELERLQTDYIDYYLMHMITDSAQWEQFREWGIEQWIAEKKRAGKIRQAGFSFHGSSVEFLKILNAYPWDFCQIQYNYSNENYQAGKEGLKAAAAKGIPVMIMEPLLGGKLAAGLPKEAAALFSKTDPTLSPAAWGFRWLWNQSEVSCVLSGMNTTAQMEDNLRSAENARPLTDAELAVYTEVIGLFNRAYKIHCTGCNYCMPCPKGINIPGCFAAYNASFAQNFTIGMQQFLTSTAAVSKKPHSPRLCVECGKCESHCPQHLPIRKALKQVARRMEPLPVRLGLSIARQFLG
- the hcp gene encoding hydroxylamine reductase — translated: MFCFQCEQTAAGKGCAGKAGVCGKKDDTALLQDQLTGALIILAKVASRKGKTKNTDRIIVEGLFTTMTNVDFDNAAIAKKIEIARAERAAIFAEAAQCEDFDMEKIWQAHEDIRSLKSLLLFGVRGIAAYAYHGMVLGYTDQTVTDFFYTALNALSEEQYGMDELLPLVMETGKINLKCMEILDKANTESYGHPAPAKVSLTVEKGPFIVISGHDLRDLKLLLDQTRDKGINIYTHGEMLPAHAYPALRAYPQLKGNFGTAWQNQQQEFDGLPGPILFTTNCLMPVKDSYSDRVFTTGEVAYPGMVYIGEPKDFSAVINKALELGGYKEDHPMTGINGGKEVTTGFARNTVLAAAETVVNAVKAGAIKHFFLVGGCDGAKTGRNYYTDFVKQSPKDSIILTLACGKYRFNDLDIGEIGGLPRIMDMGQCNDAYSAIQVAIALADAFKCGVNDLPLTMVLSWYEQKAVSILLTLLYLGIQNIYLGPSLPAFVSPTVLNFLVEKFAITPISTPEADLAKILAK
- a CDS encoding glutamate synthase subunit beta, giving the protein MGDPKGFLKIKRKVSGYRPVEERVNDYSEVEILLSDDERRQQAARCMDCGVPFCHWACPVSNVMPEWQDRLYRNDWAGAWAALEYINPFPEFTGRVCPALCEASCVLGANDEPVTIRQNELAIIEKAYDLGLVVPRPPRMRNGKKVAVVGAGPAGLSAAYFLNRAGFSVTVYEGAQKLGGYLRYGIPDFKLDKSFIDRRVSIMEAEGVEFRTGARIGSARYGFGAKGADGEGGEGKLISAKELESSYDLVLLTIGAREPRDVKLPGRENSGIVQALDFLSLQNRILGGENTGLEPITAYGKRVVVIGGGDTGSDCVGTANRQGAMRVTQIEVLPKPPEHRSDAEPWPLWPKVLKTSSSHLEGGERLWSVNTKAFVGRNNKVEAIQACRVDWAEKDGRQVMTEVPGSDFEIGADLVLLAMGFTHVVQNGAVADFELELDERGNIRTKGSFHTSNPKVWAAGDSRNGASLVVRAIDDGKAAAEAIIKTL
- a CDS encoding DNA adenine methylase, whose translation is MNKDEKITLKPYLKWAGGKRQLLAEIKNHLPGNIDKYTYYEPFIGAGALFFELQPKRAIINDFNAQLILTYRAIKENIEQLIELLRTHRENNDKEYYYKIRNLDRNTDEFNKLTDTEKAARLIFLNKTCFNGLYRVNSQGLFNVPHGKNKNPAIYDETLLRQIGNYLNSNDITILNTDFEQAVTNADTNSFIYFDPPYHRLDKTSFTGYQADGFLETEQERLRNVMITMAERGVKCLLSNSDTEFIRGLYAHGYFEIIPVSARRLINADSGGRGAVNEVLIKNWK
- the gltB gene encoding glutamate synthase large subunit, with product MGQHEEEVDQRLQKGLYREEDEHDSCGIGFVADIKGRPSHEILKRGLEVLERMEHRGAESADNKTGDGSGVLIQIPHDFYKKFVPALPEAGNYGTGLVFLPGPAGDKKAEEKGAKILGLIDETAATAGLSVLGWRDVPTDTGVLGAIAQAAEPLTRQIFLGSQDQGAKRDGEGVSDLEFRLYIFRKSLEKRIREDPALENAGARGYMPSLSSRTIVYKGMLMSSQLQNYFPELKDEGLKTAVALVHSRFSTNTFPNWPLAQPFRIVSHNGEINTVKGNRFWMAAREALFAHPRFGAALKDLFPLIEPDQSDSASFDNVLELLIMSGRTLPHALMMLIPESWNDKNPIPQELKAFYEYHAAIMEPWDGPASMVFCDGRFVGGTLDRNGLRPSRYTITKDDLIVMASETGVQDFSPKEVVYKGRLRPGKLLMVDLLEGRIIPDDEVKRQVYQSKPYGDWVKRQIITLQQELTGEGQGVKFVDPQLKSDAKRLYMERVAGYSREDREKLLLVMAETSQEPTGSMGTDTPTAVFSDRSQRIYTYFKQVFAQVTNPPIDSIREDLVMTLTSFIGPQKNLLEETESHCRRIKVLNPIMTPADLETLKQVHPVDFKSRILDATFEVKNSELETGKVSRQLLKPALDNLIAEAIKAVKDGVSLLILSDRGALSPEAVPSGAAKTGRCAIPALLAVGAVHHGLIRAGQRMHLSIISESMEPREPMHFALLFGYGADLVVPYGALASLAAISAGPDGKRAGSFPEAKKHYIKGLNKAMLKVMSKMGTSTLRSYRGSQIFEAIGLGPEVIDTCFRGTPSRIGGAGFAELEGEVLDHYREARKAFIKTGDWPQGVDYLLNGDGQYRWRKFGEKHAWNPESIYLLQWATRTGDYKKFKEFSTLTNKLNQSPHVIRGLLDFAAPGTVKDGPAAPVPLEEVESVETLMRRFTTGAMSFGSISREAHETVARAMNSIHGRSNSGEGGESPERFAVRSDGSWLRSAIKQVASARFGVTSEYLANAEEIQIKIAQGAKPGEGGQLPGHKVDAMIAKVRHSTAGVTLISPPPHHDIYSIEDLAELIFDLKNANPQARISVKLVSESGVGTVAAGVAKAHADNILISGYDGGTGASPQSSIRHAGLPWELGLSETNQVLVKNGLRGRVRLMTDGQLKTGRDVVIAGMLGAEEFGFGTSTLINMGCVMMRKCHENTCPMGVATQDPELRKRFTGKPEYLINFFRFIAEEVREIMASVGIRKFDDLVGRADLLVERKSGKAKSAGVDLSALLYKPEGPAFIPGGQERRCVQDQVHNIGKVLDRQLIEKCFSALDKKIPAALSLPVRNTDRAVGAMLSYEVSKRFGGQGLPENFVTVDFTGSAGQSFGAFLAKGITFRLAGDSNDYLGKGLSGGRIVVAPPPGSTFETSENIIIGNTVLYGATSGELYAAGVAGERFCVRNSGATAVVEGAGDHAAEYMTGGRLIVLGTVGRNFGAGMSGGIAYVLDRKGDFEYFLNKGMVELSGLDNEEDESFVKQHIEQHIYWTGSAYAKNILDNWAEYKPKFVKVLPVEYKMALQQMKLAELDRKLYDIREREEISERV
- a CDS encoding nucleotidyltransferase domain-containing protein, yielding MKINFDKDIQLIKETILNNIDAKSIYLFGSYAYGKPNEDSDIDIYTVLPDKYKNTTEIYAKIIRELSDKNIFFIDLLLVNENIFNSRKNDYILENTIYNKGKIIYES